Within Massilia endophytica, the genomic segment TTGTCGCAGGCCAGCGCGCCGTTGAAGAAGGTGCCGATGCGGTCTTCGTGCCCGTCCGGGGTGAACAGCACCACCTTCGTTTGCGAGTGCGCGATGCGCAGCTCGATCCAGCGCTGGCCCGGCCCCATGGGCTGGTCGGTGGCGATTTCAAAGCCCATCTGCTCCGTGTAGAAGCGCAGTGCGCGATCCTGGTCGCTGACGGGAATGCCGACGAATTTGACCATGGTGATCATGATGTCCCTCCTTGTGTTCGAATGCCTGCCATTCTAACGGCCCGGCATGGCCCTCCATAGCAATGGATGCTATAGTAATTAATACCATGAACGACCATTTCGATCCCTACGTGCTGAACGTGCTGATGCCCGACCTGGTGGGGCATGACCGCAGTCCTGCCGCCTTTGTCGTCTACCTGTATTTATTGGGGAAAGCGAACCGCGCCCGGCGCGATACGGTGTCGGCAAGCCTTCAGACCATTGCCACCGAAACGGGATTGTCGAAATCCGCGGTGCAGATCGCGTTGCGCCGCCTGAAGCGGCGCGGCCTGCTGGATGCGTCGGTGACGGCAACCGTCACCGATCCTGTGCGGCGCGTGCTGCAGCCGTGGCTGCGGCTGCGCCGTTCCTAGTCGTGCTTGATGACGATGCTCGGGAACTTGCTGCTCATGTCCTTCGCCTTCTCGGCAATGCTCACTGCAACCTTGCGCGCGATCTCCTTGTAGGTCGCGGTCACCGGGCTGTCCGGATCCGCCACCACGGTGGGCTTGCCGGAATCGGTCTGCTCGCGGATCGCCATCTTCAGCGGCAGCTTGCCGAGGAAGGACACGCCGAAGTCGGCGCACATCTTCTCGCCGCCGCCTGCACCGAATATCTCCTCGGTATGGCCGCAGTTCGAGCAGATATGGGTGCTCATGTTCTCCACCACGCCCAGGATCGGAATGCCGACCTTCTCGAACATCTTCAGGCCCTTGCGCGCGTCCAGCAGGGCGATGTCCTGCGGCGTGGTCACGATCACGGCGCCTGTCACCGGCACTTTCTGCGACAGCGTGAGCTGGATATCGCCCGTCCCCGGCGGCATGTCCACGATCAGGTAGTCCAGGTCGCGCCAGTTGGTCTGGTCCAGCAGCTGCTGCAGGGCCTGGGTGACCATGGGTCCGCGCCACACCATCGGTTCGTCCGGATCGATCAGGAAGCCGATCGAGGAGACCTGGATGCCATGGCCTTCCATCGGCTCCATCGTCTTGCCGTCGTTGGACATGGGCCGCCCGCTCACGCCCAGCATCATCGGCTGCGAGGGGCCGTAGATGTCGGCGTCGAGAATGCCCACGTTCGCGCCTTCCGCCGCCAGCGCCAGCGCCAGGTTCACGGCGGTGGTGGATTTGCCCACGCCGCCCTTGCCCGAGGCGACGGCAATGATGTTCTTCACATTGGCCAGCGGCTTCAGGCCGCGCTGCACGGTGTGCGAAATGATCTTGCTGTAGACGTTCAGGTGAATCTTGCCGCTGCCCGCCAGGGGCTGGAGCGCGGCCAGCACACTGGTGCGCAGCGCGTCGATCTGGCTGCGGGCCGGGTAGCCAAGCTCGATATCCAGCGAAATGTCGCCGTTTTCCGTTTTCAGGTTGCGCACCGCCTTGGAAGTGACGAAATCCTTGCCCGTATTCGGGTCGATCACTTGGGACAGCGCTGCCTTGACGTCTTCTACCGTGGTGCTCATATGACAATCTCCGTATTCGATGCCGCAGTCTAGCGCAAAACGGCAAGAATGCGCAGCCATGTCATCCGCTGGTAAAATGCTCTTTTTTGCCAACTTAACCAGCGCATCAACACCATGACCCGCAAGCTGTTCGTCACCACTGCCCTGCCTTACGCAAACGCCGCCTTCCACATCGGCCACATGATGGAGTACATCCAGGCCGACATCTGGGTCCGTTTCCAGCGAATGCAGCGCGAGGGCGAGGGCCTGCGCGAGGTGCATTTCGTGGGCGCGGACGACACCCACGGCACGCCGATCATGATCGCTGCTGAAAAGGAAGGCATCACGCCCCAGGAATTCGTGGCCAAGATCGCCGCGGGCCGCGCCCAGTACCTGGACGGTTTCCATATCGCCTTCGACAACTGGTATTCGACCGATTCGCCGGAAAACGTGGAGCTCTCCCAGGGCATCTACCGCAAGCTGCGCGACAATGGCCTGATCCAGACGAAGACCGTCGACCGCTTCTTCGACCCGGTGAAGGGCATGTTCCTGGCCGACCGCAATATCAAGGGCGAATGCCCGAAATGCGGCGCCAAGGACCAGTATGGCGACAACTGCGAGGTGTGCGGCGCGGCCTACCAGCCCACCGACCTGGTGAACCCCTATTCCGTGTTTACCAACGCCACACCCATCCTGAAGCCTTCGGAGCAGTACTTCTTCAAGCTCTCCGACCCGCGCTGCTTCGAGTTCCTGCGCGACTGGCTGAACACGCCCGGCCGCCTGCAGCCGGAAATGGTCAACAAGGTGAGCGAATGGCTGGGCGAAGCCGGTGAAAAGCTGGCGGACTGGGACATCTCCCGCGACGCGCCCTACTTCGGCATCCCCATTCCCGACGCGCCGGGCAAGTTCTTCTACGTGTGGCTGGACGCGCCCGTGGGCTACCTGGCTTCGCTGAAGAACTACTGCGCCAAGCAGGGCATCGACTACGAGGCCCTGCTGCGCGATCCCGGCACGGAACAGGTGCACTTCATCGGCAAGGACATCGTCTCCTTCCACCTGCTGTTCTGGCCCGCCATGCTGAAGTTCTCGGATCACCCGGTGATCGACAAGCTGAAAGTGAACGTGCACGGCCACCTCACCGTGAACAACGAGAAGATGTCCAAGTCGCGCGGCACCGGCATTTCGCCGCTGCGCTACCTGAACCTGGGCATGAATCCGGAATGGCTGCGCTACTACATCGCCTTCAAGCTGAACTCCAAGGTGGAAGACCTGGACTTCACGGGCGAGGACTTCGTGGCCCGCGTGAATTCGGACCTGATCGGCAAGTACGTGAACATCGCCAGCCGCTGCGCCGGCTTCATCGCCAAGAAGTTCGACGGCATGCTCGCCTCCGAGCTCTCGCCGACCGCGCACGGCTGGATCAAGCGCGCGCTGCTGAACGCCGACGGCGCCGAGCGCCAGGCCTCCATCGCCGCCAACTTCGAGAACCGCGAGTTCGGCAAGGCCCTGCGCGAGATCATGGAGATCGCCGACGTCACCAACCAGTACGTGGACGAGAACAAGCCCTGGGTGCTGGCCAAGGACCCGGAAAAGACCGCCGAACTGCACGAAGTGTGCACCACGGCCCTGATCCTGTTCCGCCAGCTCACCATCCTGCTGTCGCCAGTGCTGCCGGGCGTCGCCGCCCAGGTGAAGAGCTTCCTGAACGACGAGAAGCTGGTGTGGGCCGATACCGAGCTGTCCACCGGCGCCGTCTTCAGCACCATGCTGGGCCGCTCGATCTGCGCCTATAACCACCTGATGACGCGCGTTGACGCCAAGATGATCGAAGATCTGTTCGACGCGCCGAACCAGCAGGCCGCCGCCGCGAAAGCCGCTCCGGCAGCCGCTGCCCCCGCCGCCGCTGCGGCGCCCGCAGGCATCGAGGAGCTCGCCCCCGAAATCAAGATCGACGACTTCCTGAAGGTGGACCTGCGCATCGCCCAGATCGTGAACTGCGAACACGTGGAAGGCTCGGACAAGCTGCTGCGCCTGACGCTCGACGTGGGCGAAGGCCGCCACCGCAACGTCTTCTCCGGCATCAAATCCATGTACAAGCCGGAAGACCTGGTGGGCAAGCTGACCGTGATGGTCGCCAACCTGGCTCCGCGCAAGATGAAGTTCGGCGTGTCGGAAGGCATGGTGCTGGCCGCCTCGGCAGCCGATGAAAAGGCGGATCCGGGCATCTACATCCTGAATCCATGGCCTGGCGCCAAGCCGGGCATGCGTATCCGCTAAGGGCCGGCCGTGAATATCGTAGTGCGGGAGGCGGCCACTGACGATGCTCAGTTATTGGCCGCCCTCACCCGCGCTGCGTGGGCGAATAAGGTCGCCGTCACCTCCAGCGGACATCGCGAAACCGCCGTCAAATGCGCAGAGGATTTGCGCCTTGGCGGCGGTTTTATTTTATTGGCCGATAATATTCCCGTGGGTTCGGTGCGCTGGCTGCCGGTCGAATCCGAGCCGCATATCTGGGAGATATTAAGGATGGGCGTTATTCCCGAATATCGCGGCCACCATTTATCCCAGCATTTACTGGAAGCCGTGATCCACCACGGCCTGCTTTCCGATATCGAAGAGCTGCGCCTTGCCGCCCGTGCGGACCAGCCCCAGCTGATCGACTTCTACACCGCCTTCGGCTTCGAGCTCGCTCCCGAGCTGGAGTACAGCCACGCCAATCCCCTCGAACCGGCGCCGCTCGTCATGCGCCGCGTTCTCAGGCCCTGAAACGCCCCGCCACCCCGCAAGCCGCACAATTGCGTCCCGCGCGTGCCAGGTCCTGATTCGATCAAGCCAGAAGCTGGCTTAAAGGCAGCCTTCGACGTAGGAAACGGAGGGCTGCATGCCCGCCCGCAGCTTGAGGATGCGGCGGCTGTTGTCCTCCAGCACGAAGGCCGTGTTGCCATCGCCCGCGATGGTCAGGTAATGCCCGTTGTGGAGGTATTTGTGCGGCGTCACCTGAACGTTGGGGAATTTCCTGCGCACCTGATCCACAGGCGAATCGATATCCACGCCGATAATATTCGGCACGCCCCGCTCCGCATCGGCGCGCGTAATAATCCCCTTCTCGACCATAAAGCGGACCCGGGGCATGGACGCAAACCGCACGGTACTGCATTCGGCATTCACCGGGCCCAGCGGCTGGGCATTTTCATTCAATGCCCTTTCGGCCTCCTTTAAGCCCATGCCAAATACCACGCCGCCAATTCCGGACGCGGATAAAGAAACAGCCGGCTTATCGGCGGCCGGCTGTTCGATTACTGCTATGGGTTTGGGTGGTTTCGGCGGCGCCTTATCGCAAGCCGTCAGGAATAACACGGCCACGCCTGCCGCAATGACAAGCTGTCGCATACGCACTCCTCTGGCAGTTGGACAGGCTCACCATAACAGAAAGGCAAGTCCGCTGTCGCCCGCTAGGCGCGGCGCGAGGACACCACAATGCCGCCCACGATCAGCAGGAAAGCCACCGCGTGGTAAAGATGCGGCGCCTCGCCCAGGATGAGGGAGGACATGAGCGCGGCGAAGAGCGGGGTGAGATTGCTGAAAAATGCCGCAATCGCCGGACCCGCCCGGCGCACGCCCTCGCCCCAGCAGCGGAAGGCGATAACGGCCGGGCCCACGGCCACGTAAAGCAGCGCGGCCGCCAGGGTCCAGTTCCAGTCCACCCTGGCGGCGCCCAAGGTCCATTCGCCCGCCGCGAAGGCGCCGGACCAGACCACGCCGAAGGCCACCTGGGCCAGCAGGAAGCCGGCCCAGTCGGCGCGCAGGCCTGCCGGTTCCGTGGTGCGCATCAGCAGCCAGCTGTAAAGGGACCAGGCGATGGTGGCGAAAATCATGAAGATATCGCCGGCCACCAGCCGCAGCGCCAGCAGGTGTTCCAGTTCGCCGCGCGCCAGCACCACCAGCACGCCCGCAATGGACAGCACCGCGCCCAGCACCTGGCGGCGCGACACGGCGGCGCCGAAGAAGAGCCAGCCGGTCAGCATCATCCACACCGGCATGCCCGCCGCAACGAGGGTGACGTTGATGGGAGTGGAGCTTTGCAGCGCCATATACTGGAGGGCGTTATACAGGCCGATGCCGAGCAGGCCGAGCACCGCGAAGCGGCGCCAGTGCGTCCACACGCCGGAACCGGAGCGGAACACGGGGCCCGCGAGCGGCAGGAGGATAAGGAATGCGAGCGCCCAGCGCAGGAAATTGAGCAGGATGGGCGGCACCATGTCGTGCACCATGCGGCCCACGATGGCATTGCCCGCCCACAGGACGGGCGGCAGGGTCAGCAGGAATGCGGTGCGGAGGCTCAGGCGTGAATTCATGTGGCGGACAGCATAACCGATCTGGCAACTCGTCGCAGGGCGGCGACAGAAATTCCCTGCGGCACGCTGCGGCGCGGTAAAATAAGCCCTTGGTTCTCACCACTTTTTCACGATATGAAACTCTTCTTTAAACAGCACCGCATGTACGAGTCGGACCACACCAAGTTCATCAAATCGCTGAAGGACCAGAATCCGTCCATGGAAGAAGGCCAGCGCCAGGGCCGCTCCCTGCTGTGGGACAAGGCGCCGCTGTCGCTCGAAGAGCGCGCTCGCCAGCAGCAGTCCGCCATCAAGCAGCAAGCCTACGTCTACCAGACCAAGGTCTGAGTCTCCAGGACGGCACGCCATGCTGCCACAGGAAGCCGCGGACGAGGCGCCGGAAGACCACGGCGCCGGCGCCCCCTTGCACCTCGACGAGGCCGCGCTGGCCCTTGCCGCTGAAGCGGCAGGCGATGCTGCCACTTCCGGCGCTGCCGAATCTGGCAACGGCGCCACTGCGGAAGCCGAAAACGCTGCGCCGGCCCGCCTGTACGGCGAGCCCCTGCTGCGCCTGCCGACCGACCTGTATATTCCGCCGGACGCGCTGGAAGTTTTCCTCGAAGCCTTCGAAGGCCCGCTCGACCTGCTGCTTTACCTGATCCGCAAGCAGAACTTCAATATCCTCGACATTCCGATGGCGCAGGTGACCCTGCAATACCTGAAGTATGTCGAGCAGATCCGTCTGTCCAACCTGGAGCTGGCCGCCGAGTACCTGCTGATGGCGGCCATGCTTATCGAGATCAAGTCGCGCATGCTGCTGCCGCAGCGCCAGCACGACATCGAAGCCGAAGCGGAAGACCCGCGTGCGGAACTGGTGCGCCGCCTGCTCGAATACGAGCAGATCAAGCTGGCCGCCTACGAGCTGAACTCGATGCCCCAGCTGGACCGCGACTTCGTACGCACCCAGATCTACATCGAGCAAAGCCTGGTGCCCGTGTGGCCCAATGTGAACGTGGACGACCTGCAGGCCGCCTGGCGCGACCTGATGAAGCGCGCCACGCTGAAGCAGCACCACAAGATCACGCGCGAAGAGCTTTCCGTGCGCGAGCACATGACCATCATCCTGCGCAAGCTGCAATCGAGCCGCTTCGTGGAATTCGCCGACCTGTTCGATACGGACGGCGGCGTGCCCGTGGTGGTAGTGAACTTCGTCGCCATGCTGGAGCTGGCGAAGGAAACGCTGATCGAAATTACCCAGGCCGAGCCCTTTGCACCCATCTACGTGCGGCTGGCCTACTCTCCTGCCTAAGAACAGAATAAAGCAATATGAAAATCATTACCTCCATCCAGGAACTGCGCGACCAGCTGAGCGGCCAATTGCGGACCGCCTTCGTGCCGACCATGGGCAACCTGCACGAAGGCCACCTCTCGCTGATGCGCCTGGCGCGCCGCCATGGCGACCCGGTGGTGGCGTCCATCTTCGTCAACCGACTGCAGTTCGGCCCGAACGAAGACTTCGACAAATACCCGCGCACCTTCCAGGCCGACGTGGAGAAGCTGGAGAAGGAAGGCGTCTACGTGCTCTTCGCGCCGACGGAGAAGGACATGTATCCGGAGCCGCAGGAGTACCGCGTGACGCCGCCGGATGGCCTGGGCAATACGCTGGAAGGCGAATTCCGCCCCGGCTTCTTTACGGGCGTGTGCACGGTGGTGACCAAGCTGTTCTCCTGCGTGCAGCCGCGCGTGGCGGTGTTCGGCAAGAAGGACTACCAGCAGCTCATGATCGTGCGGAACATGACGCGCCAGTTCGCGCTGCCCACCGAAATCATCGGCGCCGAAACCTACCGCGCGGAAGACGGCCTGGCTCTGTCCTCGCGCAATATGTACCTGTCGACGGAAGAACGCGCCGAAGCCCCCGCCCTGTACCGCAGCCTGAACTTCGTGGCCGGTGAAATGCGCGGCGGCCATCTGGACGTGACGCAGCTGGAACGCAAGGCGATGGACGACCTGGCCAAGCGCGGCTGGAAGCCGGACTACATCTCCATCCGCAAGCGCTCCGACCTGCAGGCTCCGAACGCGGGCGACCTGGCGCAAGGCGAACCGCTCGTGGTGCTGGCCGCCGCCAAGCTCGGCACCACCCGCCTCATCGACAACCTGGAAATCTGATCAGGGCGTGTTGTCGGGGAAGAAGCCGTGCACGCGCATCTCAAGGTGTTCCGCCTGCGGTCCGCTTCCGTTGTAGATCGCGCCGCCCGAGCAGGCAGGGTCGAACAGGCGCGTGACAAGGCCCGCCCAGCTGATTTCCCGATGGCCTGAGTCGTCAGGCCCGTTGGGCTGCGGCGTCGGCAGCCAGTCGATGCCGCTCGGCCCGCAATAAAAGCCGACCGCAGTAACGGTCGTCGCCGCATTGAAGCGGATCTTGTAGGACAGGAAGACTGTCACGAAGCGCACCGATCCTGGCGACGTGCCGGGGATGGACCAGGTGCACTGCTGGCTGGCGTTGGCGTCGCAGGCGATCACCGTGCTGCCGCTGTTGCCCAGCCGGTCGATGTTGCGCACCAGGGCCGCCTTCTGCGCCAGCGCAGGCGCGCACAGAACGGCCGCCAGCGCCAGGCTCACCACCTTCAGCGTTTTCATTTCGGAGCTCCCTTGTGAATTGGCCGCGCCAGCAGGAGCAGCCCGGCCAGCACCAGCAAAAGCGTGGCTGGCGCGGGCACCGCCACCAGCTCACTGTTGGAAACAATGTCGAAGGCGTAGACGCTGCTGCACACGCCGCCGCAGGCGCCATCGGAGAAGCTGGCATCGAGCCCGATGAAGCCGTCGCCCAGGGTGCCGCTGCCCAGGTTCTCCGCAAAGGAGAAGTTGAAGGGCAAGGTCAGCGCCAGCGTGTAATAGCCGGCGGGCACATTCAGCAGGTCGAGCGTGGAATCGGCGCACGCGGGAGCCGCCGTGCCGGGCGGGCAGGCGCCGTCGTCGTTCGAGGCGAGGAAGGTGGCGCCTGGCCCAAGGCCCAGGAAAAGCGACAGGTAGGGATCGAAGCCGCCGGGGGCAACGGCCTGGCCTGCGGCATTGACGCCGCCGGGAGCGGATGCGCTGCCGCCGTAGCCGTAGGTCTGGAAATGCAGGTCGCCATCGGCGAGCAGGCGGAAACCCAGGAGCACCACCGCATTCGGGTCGCCGGCGGGCATCTGGCCGGTGGCCGAGATCTCTCCGCCGCGCGCCAGGGCCGCCGATACCAGAAGGCAAAGAAGACACAGGAGTTTTTGCATGGCCGGCCTCGCGCATCGGGGAATGCGCAAGGGGATGCATATCGCATGCCATCGCAGTATGCCCCTGGGGGGCGGACAGCCTGTCAAAAAGTCCGACGCTCGCCTACTTTGCGGCGTCAGCCTTCCACTCGTCCTTCGGCGGCAGCATCTTCACGATGGGGTCCGGCCGGTCGGGCTTCGGCTTGAATACGGCATCCACGAAGGCTTCGATGCTGCCGTACTGCTTCACGGTGCCGGCCTGCTGCTCGGGGGAATCGATCATCTCGATGCGGCGCTTCAGCTCCCGCTTGAAGGCGGGGGTGTAGATGTCGAAGGTGCCGCTGGCCTGGTACTGGTCCAGCGGGCCGGGGAAGATCACGGCATCGTAGGCGTCAGCGATGGTCTGGCCCGGCGCGGCATCGAGCATGTGGTTGCCGAGATAGGACGCCTTTCCGAAAGGCGTGCCCGCGAGCTCCACCGCCTTGGGCATGCCGCCCGCGGCGTCGAAGGCGCTGTCCCACAGGCCTTTCTCCATTCTCACCCAGCGGTACTCCACGTTGTCCAGGCCCTCGCGCGTGGCGGCCTTGCCTTCGCCGCGCTTCTTGATGAAGAGGATGGGAGCATGCACGCGCAGCGAATAGGATTTGCCTGGCGAGTGCTGGCTGAAGAAGGTGCCCGCGTTCCAGTAAAACTGGCCCTTGCTGTTGCGGATGCCCTTGTAGGCGTGCCGTGTGTTCGTGAGCAGAATGCCTTTCCGCCCCTGCTTGAAGTCGCCCATCACTTCCTTCACCACCGAGTACATGTGGTAGTCGCGCGCCGTGCCGGAGAGGCGGCTCTGTTCCCAGTCCTGGTGGGTGCGCTGCAGCGGATAGGTGGCGGGCATGTCGGTGGCGATCACGCGCATGCGCCGTTCCGCAGGCTTGCCCGCATTGGCCTCGCGCACAGCCTTCAGCAGGTCGAGGTAGGTGGTGAGCGCCCAGCCCATATCGCTCGCGTCCTGGAACAGGGGCAGCAATTGCTCGTCGCTCGCCTTGCCGTCCATCCAGGCGTCGATCAGGGGCTGGTGGTTCAGCGGGGCCACTTCGAGGAAGATATAGCCCACCTTTGAGGCGAATTCGGGATTGCGCACCAGCTGGATGTAGAACTGCCAGGGGTCTTTCGCGCTGTGCAGGCCGTCGTCGAAGATCAGCACATCGTGCTGCTCCAGCTTGCGGTTGACGAAGGTGGCGGGATCCGGCGCGGCGCGCAGAGCGGCGACATACGGCGCCAGGGCGGCATCCGCCGGCGCCGCCTGCGCGCCGGACGCCATGAGGCAGGCGGCGCTCAGCAGCAACGCCCGGGTCCAGTGCGCCGTCATGCGGTAATGTTCTGGGTCCAGGCCAGTGCCGAGAGGTGGGCCTTGTTGATCTCGGCGGGCGGCAGGTTGAGCGAGGCCGCCATCGAGGATACGAGGCTGGAATTGAGCTCGCAGGCCTCGGCCAGCGCCAGGTAGGGGCCGTACTTGCCGCCCCGCTCCAGCAGCGCTTTCTGCACTTCGTCGGAGAGCTGGATGGTCTGCAGCACTTCTTCCATGCTGATGCCGAGCAGGCGGTCCAGCAGGGAGAACATGCCCGCCACGAACACATTCTCCGCCTCGGCCTTGCCCAGCGGCTTCTGGGCCAGCAGCTCGGCCAGGCGGCCGCGCACCACGGCCGTTTCCAGCAGCACGGGCGAATAGCCGCTCGTGCTGGCGGTGGCCAGCAGCACGGTGAGCCAGCGGTAGAGCGGCTGGTAGCCCAGCAGCGTGATGGCCTGCTTCAGGGACTGGATTTCGCGCCCCGCGCCAAAGCCTGCCGAGTTAATGTGGCGCAGCAGCTTGTAGGACAGGGCGGCGTCGCGTTTCAGCACGCTTTCCAGCTGGGCGATGTCGGCGTTCGCGTTCACCATCTGCATCAGCTGCAGGATGATGGTCTGGGCCGGGTTCATGCCCGCGCCGTCGCTGCCGGGGCGCGGCGTCAGGTGCAGCTTGCCGACGAAGGCGTCCAGGCCCAGTGCCGCGCAGGCGTCGAAGTCGGCCCAGGTGGTGACGGGGCGCCCCACCATGCGCAGGTTGGACTGCTTGAGCGCCGCATAGGTGCGCGCCTGCGAGGCGACGTCCGCGCCCGAGAAGCGCACTTCCACGTAGGAGGCGATGGTGCCCAGGCGGCTGCCCACGCGCGCCAGGTCGGCTTCGCGCAGCAGGATGCCCACGCCGCCCGCGCGCAGGGCCTGCACGGCCGCCAGCGTATCGGGGTTGGCCAGTTCCGCGGTGCGGATCGACAGCACCGTGTGCTGCGGCGGCAGGGTATGCAGGGCGTCCGTGGACAGCATGGCCGGCACGGCTTGCAGGAAAAGGGTCTTGTCGCGCAGCAGCCAGCCCCGCTCTTCGTCGCAGACCTGGCCTGCGACGAAGCTCACCAGGTCTTCCAGCTCGGCCTGGGTGTAGGGGGCGCCGGTCTGGTGCTGCCAGCGCAGTTCGTAGCCGACGACGCGCTGCTGCGGATCCAGCAACGGCTCACGGACAAGAAATTGGGTTTGGTGCATGGCTGTCTTGTGTGAGGCTGATTGGGCTGCCGGCCGGCAGCGGAAGCCGGCTTAGAAGCCCAGGCTGTCGAGCAGGTCGTCGACCTGGCTCTGGTCCGCCACCACGCCTTCCTTGGTGGTATCGATCTGCGGGCCGTTCAGCAGGCCGTTGTCGATTTCCTTCTTCAGCTGTTCGGGTGCGAAGTCGATCAGGGTCTGCACCAGCTGCTGCTCCAGGTTCTGGGCGATGGCCGTGACCTTCTTGATCACCTGCCCTGTCAGGTCCTGGAAGTCCTGGGCCATCATGATATCCATCAGGTGCACCTTGGTGCTGGCGGCGGAGATGGCGGCCATGTCCAGCTTGGCCATCGTCTGCTGCGCCAGGGCGCGCCACTGCTCTTCGCTGGCGGGACCGTCGAGCAAGGCCTGCCAGGCGCCCTTCAGGTCCTTGGCGTCCGCGCTGATCCGGTCCTGCAGGGGGCCTGCCTCGTCGGTGGCGTTCAGCACCTTCTGCGCCGCGTTTTCGCTCAGGCGCGCCACGTAATCGAGCCGGTCGCGGGCATCCGGGATATCCTCGGCCGCCTTCTCGATCAGCTTGTCCAGCCCCAGGCCACGCAGGTTTTCGTGCAAGGCCCGCGTCATGTGGCCGATGCGCGACAGGAACTCCTCGTTGGCCAGCGCCGGTACAGCCCCGGCCTCAGCGTGATGCTCAACCATCGATCAGGCTCCGAGCTTCTCGAAGATCTTGTTCAGCTTTTCGTCCAGGGTGGCGGCGGTGAAGGGCTTCACCACATAGCCGTTGGCGCCGGCCTGGGCCGCCGCGATGATGTTTTCCTTCTTCGCTTCCGCGGTCACCATCAGCACCGGCAGCTTGGCCAGGGCGGGATCGGCACGGATGTTTTGCAGCATGGTCAGGCCGTCCATGTTCGGCATGTTCCAGTCGGAGACCACGAAGTCGAACTGCTCGGCGCGCAGCTTGGCCAGCGCCATCACGCCATCTTCGGCTTCGTCCACATTGGCATAACCCAGTTCCTTCAGCAGATTCCGGACGATGCGGCGCATCGTCGAGAAGTCGTCCACCACCAAAAAT encodes:
- a CDS encoding EAL and HDOD domain-containing protein — translated: MHQTQFLVREPLLDPQQRVVGYELRWQHQTGAPYTQAELEDLVSFVAGQVCDEERGWLLRDKTLFLQAVPAMLSTDALHTLPPQHTVLSIRTAELANPDTLAAVQALRAGGVGILLREADLARVGSRLGTIASYVEVRFSGADVASQARTYAALKQSNLRMVGRPVTTWADFDACAALGLDAFVGKLHLTPRPGSDGAGMNPAQTIILQLMQMVNANADIAQLESVLKRDAALSYKLLRHINSAGFGAGREIQSLKQAITLLGYQPLYRWLTVLLATASTSGYSPVLLETAVVRGRLAELLAQKPLGKAEAENVFVAGMFSLLDRLLGISMEEVLQTIQLSDEVQKALLERGGKYGPYLALAEACELNSSLVSSMAASLNLPPAEINKAHLSALAWTQNITA
- the cheZ gene encoding protein phosphatase CheZ — encoded protein: MVEHHAEAGAVPALANEEFLSRIGHMTRALHENLRGLGLDKLIEKAAEDIPDARDRLDYVARLSENAAQKVLNATDEAGPLQDRISADAKDLKGAWQALLDGPASEEQWRALAQQTMAKLDMAAISAASTKVHLMDIMMAQDFQDLTGQVIKKVTAIAQNLEQQLVQTLIDFAPEQLKKEIDNGLLNGPQIDTTKEGVVADQSQVDDLLDSLGF
- the cheY gene encoding chemotaxis response regulator CheY, which codes for MADPKMKFLVVDDFSTMRRIVRNLLKELGYANVDEAEDGVMALAKLRAEQFDFVVSDWNMPNMDGLTMLQNIRADPALAKLPVLMVTAEAKKENIIAAAQAGANGYVVKPFTAATLDEKLNKIFEKLGA